The following are encoded together in the Neofelis nebulosa isolate mNeoNeb1 chromosome 9, mNeoNeb1.pri, whole genome shotgun sequence genome:
- the IL1B gene encoding interleukin-1 beta encodes MAAVPELTSEMMAYYSDENDLFFEADGPEKMKGCLQNLSHSFLGDEGIQLQISHQPDDKSLRHAVSVIVAMEKLKKISFPCSRPLQDEDLKSLFCCIFEEEPIICDTWDDGFVCDAATQSQDYTFRDISQKSLVLSGSYELRALHLNGQNMNQQVVFRMSFVHGEENSKKIPVVLCIKKDNLYLSCVMKDGKPTLQLEMLDPKVYPKKKMEKRFVFNKTEIKGNVEFESSQFPNWYISTSQAEEMPVFLGNTKGGQDITDFIMESAS; translated from the exons ATGGCAGCAGTACCTGAACTCACCAGTGAAATGATGGCTTACTACAG TGATGAGAATGACCTGTTCTTTGAGGCTGATGGCCCCGAAAAGATGAAG GGCTGCCTCCAAAACCTGAGCCACAGTTTTCTGGGAGATGAGGGCATCCAGTTGCAAATCTCCCACCAGCCCGACGACAAGAGTCTTAGGCATGCTGTGTCGGTCATTGTGGCTatggagaaactgaagaagatatctTTTCCCTGCTCACGGCCCCTCCAGGATGAGGACCTGAAGAGCCTCTTTTGCTGCATCTTTGAAGAAG AACCCATCATCTGTGACACGTGGGATGACGGTTTTGTGTGTGATGCGGCCACACAGTCACAGGACTACACGTTCCGAGACATAAGCCAAAAGAGCCTGGTGCTGTCTGGCTCATACGAGCTTCGGGCTCTCCACCTCAATGGACAGAATATGAACCAACAAG TGGTGTTCCGCATGAGCTTTGTGCATGGGGAGGAAAATAGTAAGAAGATACCAGTAGTGTTGTGCATCAAGAAAGATAATCTGTACCTGTCCTGTGTGATGAAAGACGGGAAACCCACCCTACAGCTGGAG ATGTTAGACCCCAAAGTTTACCCAAAGAAGAAGATGGAAAAGCGATTTGTCTTCAACAAGACAGAAATCAAGGGCAATGTGGAATTTGAGTCTTCCCAGTTCCCCAACTGGTACATCAGCACCTCTCAAGCAGAAGAAATGCCTGTCTTCCTAGGAAATACCAAAGGTGGTCAGGATATAACTGACTTCATCATGGAAAGCGCTTCCTAA